DNA from Asticcacaulis sp. ZE23SCel15:
GGTGTATAGGCGCGCATCCACAGGGCCGCCGATACACACAAACACCCCCATGCCACCGGCACGGCGACGGCCAACAGTCGTTCAGGCAAACCTTCGCCGCGCCACTTGGCATAAAGCAGTCCAATGGCGGCGGCGATCAGGGCGATGGCGATCACGGTGAGAATAAAAGTCATGATCACGCGATAACAAATGCTTGCGGCCCTGTAAACAGAAACTGCGAAGCATTTGCACGGTCGTGTTTGTTATCAACCTTTTAACTGGCGGTCAGTTTCACGCTACCGGCCCGCAAACCTTCGGCGCTGGCGGTCACGGTGATGGCCCCCGCTTTACGATTGGTCTGGACAATGGCCTGAGCCAGACCGTTGAATAGTTTGCGTTCTGAGGCCTTATCAGCCTCGTGGCTGACCGGATTGCCATTGCCGACGCCGATCACCGCACCGGGGCCGGAGACGCTAAAGGTCACCAGATGATCGGCCTTTGGCACCGGACGGCCCTTGGCATCAAACGCCTCGACCTTAAGGATCGCCACATCGCGGCCATCGCCTTTGAGGGCGGTGCGATCCGCGGTGAGCACCAGTTTGGCCGCAGGCCCTGCGGTTTCGCGGGTCTGTTTCATCACGACCTTGCCGCCTTTATAGCCAAAGGCCTGAATCTTACCGGGCTGATAGACGACATCCCATTCAAGGTGGCGGTTCTTGACGACCGGCTTTTTGCCCGCCGACTTACCATTGACGAACAGTTCAACCTCATCAAGGTTGGAATGCACCCATACAGGAATGGTTTGCCCTTCCTTGCCCTCCCAGTTCCAGTGCGGGAACAGGTGCAGCAGCGGCTCAGCCTTCCACCAGGCGCGGTAATAGTAATAGTTGTCCTTGGGGAAGCCGCAGGTATCCAGAATCCCAAACTGCGACGAGATCGCGGGCCAGCGGTTATAGGGGGTCGGCTCCCCGCGATAGTCAAAGCCGGTCCAGATAAAGGCCCCGGCAATAAACGGCTTTTCGTCGAACAGCGGCCAGTAGGCTTCGGCGGTAGAGGCCCACCACGGATGTTCGGTGTCATAGGCGCGCACGAACGATTTCGCTGCATCCGTCACATATTCTCCGCGCGTTGAGACGGTCGAGCCCGTCTCAGACCCCAGAATTGGAATGTGCGGATAGTCTTTGTGGAACTGCTCCATCAGGTGATGGCGATAGTTGAAACCGAGCACATCGACGACCGAGGTGATGCCCTTGCCGTAGGAATTATCAAGCGCTGCCGTCACCGGACGGGTCGGATCAAGGCGGTTGCACAGGGCCTTCATGGTCCTGGCGACTTCGATGCCGCGCTCAGTCCCTTGCAGAGGTTCTTCGTTGCAGATCGACCAGGCGATGACTGATGGGTGGTTGCGGTCGCGTACGATCATAGCCTCAAGCTGATAGAGGCCTTCCTCACTGGACGACATCTTGCGCGTCTCATCGATCACCACGATCCCCAGCCGGTCGCAGGCCATCAGCACTTCGGGCGTCGGCGGATTGTGTGAGCAGCGATAGGCGTTGGAGCCCATGTCCTTAAGCTGCTGCAAGCGCCACAGGTTCAGCGCATCGGGGATGGCGGCACCGACACCGGCGTGGTCCTGATGGTTGTTGGTGCCCTTGAGTTTGACGTGTTTGTC
Protein-coding regions in this window:
- the galA gene encoding beta-galactosidase GalA: MSDLNRRHLLQSAAVTGATLSTGLGASAAMAAPKPAMMTDVFPKDDLAPRERTLLDFDWKFHFGHASDIYKDFRYGAAQATHAKQGANVASCLGADYDNSGWRTLNLPHDWAVELPFDPHADYIPETVREHHPPSDHGYKPIGRDFPETSVGWYRKIVPVSTADKGKRLWIEFDGVFRDAVIIFNGFILKRHESGYTSFNVDITDFINTDDKPNVLVVRVDATQGEGWFYEGAGIYRHVWLVKANPVHIPQWGVWVRGSADGKTSVSVTIANTSAEKADVKYVITAYDADGKAVLTEDYVLDYGLQAGDRRESTMVTQVPAPRLWSIEDPHLYRLETRLYLGTAHIDTQVTYFGLRDIKFDAEKGFFLNDKHVKLKGTNNHQDHAGVGAAIPDALNLWRLQQLKDMGSNAYRCSHNPPTPEVLMACDRLGIVVIDETRKMSSSEEGLYQLEAMIVRDRNHPSVIAWSICNEEPLQGTERGIEVARTMKALCNRLDPTRPVTAALDNSYGKGITSVVDVLGFNYRHHLMEQFHKDYPHIPILGSETGSTVSTRGEYVTDAAKSFVRAYDTEHPWWASTAEAYWPLFDEKPFIAGAFIWTGFDYRGEPTPYNRWPAISSQFGILDTCGFPKDNYYYYRAWWKAEPLLHLFPHWNWEGKEGQTIPVWVHSNLDEVELFVNGKSAGKKPVVKNRHLEWDVVYQPGKIQAFGYKGGKVVMKQTRETAGPAAKLVLTADRTALKGDGRDVAILKVEAFDAKGRPVPKADHLVTFSVSGPGAVIGVGNGNPVSHEADKASERKLFNGLAQAIVQTNRKAGAITVTASAEGLRAGSVKLTAS